One genomic window of Terriglobales bacterium includes the following:
- a CDS encoding TonB-dependent receptor — translation MMGRFTDKTHNAVSRFTTKLPSWKHFATWCACMTMVAILAGTARAQDNASITGTVTDPSGAAVVNASITITNVATGQVRNTVSNSSGDFLFANVGAGQYTMAATAPGFQKFSRAGIVIHVAQTLEENVGFKVGNTQETVNVEADALQVQSETNEVSSLITGQQVTQLATNGRNVTALAALGMGKSNNLPTYAGPNALTSANGISFNGTRNTHNVYLLDGGELNDRGCGGCFSSLPSIDALSEFQTLDSNYSPDYGIGSGGQITMVIKSGTKNYHGSIWEFNRNEAYQANNYFLNQAGKARPKFRLNIPGGNFGGHIGNNTFFFVNEEWRRQIQGSTPSVATAIPAVNFPTLGQPFTYTVPAGKTTPIVPQTSDPAKLALYAADGLTPGQPFPNNTIPANLIDQNAVREMNAGTFPKANFGTNQYISSIPQVTNVREDVVRLDHNIGSKFQAMGHYLHDAVNQTIYPPLWGNSTYPTVGSAMLNPSWSSTLKLTQTYSPSLLNETSFLWSGNTINLDPIAGPGGSFVQPSGWSQTTFFPAANNFGSRMPEVGLGAPYNIRWSSSYYPWKNSYFGYEPRDDVSWTRGKHSFKFGFSWLHAVKNQELQANTQGTANFGNGSFSKDSYINFLLGDADSFTQLQYLAGKHWVNNNYGFYGNDNWRVTQRLTLNLGLRYDGLPHAFERYNQFSNFVPSLYDRSQPNPMNPDGTLNPATLTSFNGQNFYLNGIREAGVNGFPRGNVQDSFYTFEPRLGFAYNVGGDGKTVIRSGVGIFYERVQGNDVYNAALNPPFAYQPSATNVYFSNPNTSALTGLTTSQTFPSTMTVLGYNYRPPGTAMFSLGVQRQVATSVVAQVQYVGSRGWDQSDDRAINTLPWNDFADRALVVAGQKNANLARIFPGYSSITVEENESNFAYNSFQAGVRMENRHGLTVQLAYTWSHEIDEVSNDLNAVSNPFDLSYDRGSGALDRRHIFNANYVYAIPFFNKSDNKFLQKTLGGWEFSGVTVAQSGTPINIRYTGADVLGLGGGVTNRENVIGPIGLPHTVNAWFTKSSFGDPAPLTFGNARKDAVVGPGLFNFNLALFKNIILTSREEGPRLQLRFESFNTFNHTEFNGIDTGSADGNFGKVTSTYDPRVLQLGAKFSF, via the coding sequence ATGATGGGTCGTTTCACCGATAAGACTCACAACGCGGTATCCCGTTTCACAACTAAACTGCCAAGCTGGAAGCATTTCGCAACGTGGTGTGCGTGTATGACGATGGTGGCCATACTCGCCGGCACTGCGCGAGCGCAGGACAACGCTTCAATCACCGGAACCGTAACCGATCCGTCGGGAGCAGCGGTGGTGAATGCAAGCATCACCATCACCAATGTCGCCACCGGCCAGGTACGAAATACAGTTTCGAACTCCAGCGGCGATTTTCTCTTCGCCAACGTCGGCGCAGGTCAGTACACGATGGCAGCAACCGCGCCGGGATTCCAGAAGTTCTCTCGGGCCGGAATCGTGATTCACGTGGCCCAGACGCTGGAAGAGAACGTTGGCTTTAAGGTCGGCAACACGCAGGAGACGGTCAACGTAGAAGCCGACGCTCTGCAGGTGCAATCGGAGACGAATGAAGTAAGCAGTCTCATCACTGGCCAGCAGGTGACGCAGTTAGCGACGAACGGACGCAACGTTACGGCCCTTGCAGCTCTCGGAATGGGCAAATCGAACAACCTTCCCACTTATGCAGGTCCCAATGCGCTCACGAGCGCGAATGGAATCAGCTTCAACGGAACGCGCAACACCCACAATGTCTATCTGCTTGATGGTGGCGAGCTGAACGATCGCGGCTGCGGTGGCTGCTTCAGTTCCCTACCCTCGATCGATGCGCTCTCCGAATTCCAGACACTCGACAGCAACTACAGTCCTGACTATGGCATCGGCTCTGGCGGACAGATCACGATGGTGATTAAGTCTGGAACGAAGAACTACCATGGTTCCATTTGGGAATTCAACCGAAACGAAGCCTATCAGGCGAATAACTACTTCCTGAATCAGGCAGGCAAAGCGCGTCCGAAATTCCGCCTGAACATCCCCGGCGGCAACTTCGGCGGACACATTGGAAACAACACATTTTTCTTTGTGAATGAGGAGTGGCGTCGGCAGATTCAGGGGAGCACGCCGAGTGTCGCAACCGCGATTCCTGCAGTAAATTTCCCGACATTAGGCCAGCCGTTCACTTATACCGTTCCAGCAGGTAAGACCACCCCAATAGTTCCTCAAACCAGCGATCCTGCCAAGCTGGCGCTCTACGCAGCTGACGGCCTGACGCCAGGACAGCCTTTTCCGAACAATACGATTCCGGCAAATCTGATCGATCAGAACGCGGTACGCGAGATGAATGCCGGTACCTTCCCCAAAGCGAACTTCGGCACGAATCAATACATATCGTCGATTCCGCAGGTGACCAACGTGCGCGAAGACGTGGTCCGGCTCGACCACAACATCGGCAGTAAGTTCCAGGCGATGGGCCATTACTTGCACGATGCAGTCAATCAGACCATTTATCCGCCGCTGTGGGGAAACAGCACCTACCCAACGGTAGGCTCGGCGATGCTCAATCCTTCGTGGTCATCCACTCTGAAGTTGACGCAAACGTACTCACCGAGCCTGCTCAACGAAACCAGCTTCCTCTGGAGTGGCAATACCATCAATCTGGATCCCATAGCCGGTCCGGGTGGCTCGTTTGTACAGCCGAGCGGTTGGTCCCAAACTACGTTTTTCCCGGCAGCCAATAATTTCGGCAGCCGCATGCCAGAGGTTGGGCTGGGAGCTCCGTACAACATTCGCTGGAGCTCCAGTTACTACCCATGGAAAAATTCCTATTTTGGCTATGAGCCGCGGGACGACGTCTCGTGGACTCGCGGCAAACACTCCTTCAAGTTTGGCTTCAGCTGGCTCCATGCGGTGAAGAATCAGGAGCTACAAGCCAATACGCAGGGAACAGCTAATTTCGGCAACGGGTCGTTTTCTAAAGATTCGTACATCAATTTCCTGCTGGGAGATGCCGATAGCTTCACCCAACTGCAATATCTCGCCGGCAAGCATTGGGTCAACAATAATTACGGCTTCTATGGCAACGACAACTGGCGCGTAACCCAACGACTAACCCTAAATCTAGGTTTGCGCTACGACGGTTTGCCGCATGCGTTCGAGCGCTATAACCAGTTCTCGAACTTCGTGCCGTCGCTGTACGACCGCAGCCAGCCGAATCCGATGAATCCCGACGGTACCCTGAATCCCGCAACACTGACCAGCTTCAACGGACAGAACTTCTATCTAAACGGGATTCGTGAAGCCGGCGTGAATGGCTTCCCACGCGGCAACGTGCAGGACAGCTTCTACACCTTCGAACCCAGATTAGGATTCGCTTACAACGTGGGTGGAGACGGCAAAACAGTCATTCGCAGCGGCGTTGGGATCTTCTACGAGCGCGTTCAGGGCAACGACGTATATAACGCTGCGTTGAACCCACCGTTCGCGTACCAGCCATCAGCGACGAACGTTTACTTCTCGAACCCGAACACGAGTGCGTTAACCGGACTTACCACATCCCAAACCTTCCCGTCGACAATGACAGTCTTGGGATACAACTATCGACCGCCGGGGACGGCAATGTTTAGCTTAGGCGTCCAACGGCAAGTGGCAACGTCTGTAGTAGCACAAGTGCAATACGTGGGTTCGCGAGGTTGGGACCAGAGCGACGATCGTGCAATCAATACGCTCCCGTGGAATGACTTTGCCGACCGTGCTCTTGTGGTCGCCGGACAGAAAAACGCAAATCTGGCTCGAATCTTCCCTGGCTACTCCAGCATCACGGTCGAGGAGAACGAGAGTAACTTTGCGTACAACTCGTTCCAAGCCGGCGTGCGCATGGAGAACCGTCATGGACTGACGGTACAACTGGCGTATACCTGGTCGCATGAAATCGATGAAGTCAGCAACGATCTCAACGCGGTTTCGAACCCATTTGACTTGTCCTATGATCGCGGCTCGGGAGCTCTCGATCGGCGTCATATCTTCAACGCTAACTACGTCTACGCGATTCCCTTCTTCAACAAGAGCGACAACAAATTCCTGCAGAAGACGCTTGGAGGATGGGAATTCTCCGGAGTTACAGTGGCACAGTCGGGCACCCCGATCAACATCCGCTACACCGGGGCCGATGTTCTCGGCTTAGGGGGCGGCGTAACCAATCGTGAAAACGTGATCGGCCCAATCGGGCTGCCGCACACAGTAAACGCCTGGTTTACGAAGAGCTCATTTGGGGACCCAGCCCCTCTCACTTTCGGCAACGCTCGCAAAGACGCGGTTGTTGGACCCGGGCTGTTCAACTTTAACCTCGCGCTGTTCAAGAACATCATCCTCACCTCGCGTGAGGAAGGTCCGAGATTGCAACTGCGCTTCGAGTCGTTCAATACCTTTAACCATACGGAGTTCAACGGTATTGATACCGGCTCTGCCGACGGGAACTTCGGAAAGGTGACTTCTACCTACGATCCTCGCGTTCTGCAGCTTGGCGCGAAGTTCAGCTTCTGA
- the rbsK gene encoding ribokinase yields the protein MARSRVAVMGSYVADLAFRTPRFPRWGETVMGASFALGPGGKGSNQAVAAARLGSDVVFITKLGQDTFGELALQTYKAEGIDTEFVFQSAELATGSAAIIIDELKGENAIVVVPGACFHLSKDEVSRAEKAIASSAIFLTQLELPIGVVEHGLRLARKRSVPTILNPAPAHELPSSIYPLCDYLIPNETEAGALTGIEVSSLADANLAAEALLRRGARNAVITLGAQGALVKNARLMQHIPAFNAGPVVETTGAGDAFSGGFAVALAEGMDIVAAARFGCAVAGISVTRPGTAPSMPQRSEVEKLLKQQA from the coding sequence ATGGCTCGAAGCCGCGTCGCAGTCATGGGAAGCTACGTCGCCGATCTGGCGTTTCGCACGCCGCGCTTCCCGCGCTGGGGAGAAACGGTGATGGGAGCATCGTTCGCGCTTGGGCCTGGCGGCAAAGGCTCCAATCAGGCGGTCGCAGCCGCGCGGCTTGGCTCAGACGTCGTTTTCATTACCAAGTTAGGACAGGATACTTTCGGCGAACTCGCGCTGCAGACATACAAAGCAGAAGGCATCGATACCGAATTCGTCTTCCAGTCTGCCGAGCTTGCCACCGGCAGTGCAGCGATCATCATCGATGAACTCAAAGGTGAGAATGCGATCGTGGTGGTTCCGGGAGCGTGCTTCCACCTGAGTAAAGACGAGGTCAGCCGGGCGGAGAAGGCGATTGCCTCTTCCGCAATTTTCCTCACCCAACTCGAGTTGCCGATTGGAGTTGTCGAGCACGGGCTCCGTCTGGCACGTAAGCGGAGCGTGCCGACGATCCTCAATCCCGCACCCGCGCACGAGCTGCCTTCCAGCATTTATCCGCTTTGCGATTACTTGATCCCTAACGAGACCGAGGCCGGCGCACTCACGGGAATAGAGGTCAGCAGCCTTGCCGATGCGAACCTTGCAGCAGAAGCCTTGCTGCGGCGTGGCGCACGAAACGCGGTGATCACGTTGGGCGCCCAGGGCGCACTGGTGAAAAATGCTCGCCTCATGCAGCACATTCCAGCTTTCAATGCTGGACCTGTGGTGGAAACGACGGGAGCAGGAGATGCCTTCAGCGGCGGCTTCGCGGTCGCGCTCGCCGAAGGCATGGATATCGTTGCCGCCGCGCGTTTCGGCTGCGCCGTCGCGGGAATTTCCGTGACTCGTCCGGGAACAGCCCCGTCGATGCCCCAACGTTCTGAAGTCGAGAAGCTCTTAAAACAGCAGGCGTAG
- a CDS encoding serine/threonine-protein kinase — MDKVGRYEIIGELGRGAMGVVYRAIDPTIGRTVALKTTRLDVDAIERDELLRRFRNEAHAAGQMNHPNIVTIHDAGECDGLFYIAMEYLEGETLQSLMAETHRIPTEQIIEIARQVATGLEYAHSMDVVHRDIKPANIMITRQKLAKIMDFGISKSVGTLTRTGQVFGTPYYMSPEQVMGHAVDGRSDLFSFGVILYEMVTGARPFGGDTVATVIYKIINETPPPPCDLHAQIDPGMSAVITRCLEKKTGDRYQTAAELAADLENFSSSSLQAGKQAAAMAASNGALQRTQAVALAQAAPIATKQLPAIKASQATAANTRAAERSVSGPARPALWLRTKRGAILASSAAFVLGVMVTLYGVRHHRAHRKHLPGGATIIVNVPSNPAKHVRRELSEKRDVESVRESDRPGPSSASPPR; from the coding sequence ATGGATAAGGTTGGACGTTACGAAATCATCGGCGAATTAGGACGCGGAGCGATGGGCGTCGTCTATCGCGCAATCGATCCTACGATTGGACGCACGGTCGCCCTCAAGACAACGCGCCTCGATGTCGATGCCATCGAGCGCGATGAACTGCTGCGTCGCTTCCGCAATGAAGCTCACGCAGCCGGTCAGATGAACCATCCCAACATTGTCACCATTCATGACGCCGGCGAGTGCGATGGTCTCTTCTACATAGCGATGGAATATCTCGAAGGCGAGACACTCCAATCCTTGATGGCAGAAACGCATCGTATTCCGACTGAGCAAATCATCGAGATCGCGAGGCAGGTCGCAACCGGTCTCGAGTATGCCCACTCAATGGACGTCGTGCACCGCGACATCAAGCCGGCGAACATCATGATCACGCGTCAGAAGCTGGCAAAGATCATGGATTTTGGCATCTCGAAATCGGTCGGCACGCTCACGCGAACCGGGCAGGTTTTCGGTACTCCTTATTACATGTCCCCGGAGCAGGTAATGGGCCATGCGGTCGACGGCCGATCTGATCTGTTCAGCTTTGGCGTCATCCTCTATGAGATGGTCACTGGAGCGCGTCCGTTCGGAGGCGACACCGTAGCGACCGTCATCTACAAAATCATCAACGAAACACCGCCCCCACCTTGTGATCTTCACGCACAGATCGATCCAGGGATGAGCGCCGTGATCACCCGCTGTCTGGAAAAGAAAACTGGGGATAGATACCAGACAGCAGCCGAACTGGCTGCTGACCTGGAGAATTTCTCGTCCTCATCCTTGCAGGCAGGCAAGCAGGCGGCAGCTATGGCCGCATCGAATGGTGCTCTTCAGCGGACGCAGGCAGTCGCCCTGGCCCAGGCAGCTCCGATTGCGACCAAACAACTACCCGCGATTAAGGCCTCGCAGGCTACTGCCGCAAACACCAGAGCAGCCGAGCGCTCGGTCAGCGGACCAGCACGCCCAGCGCTCTGGCTCAGAACCAAAAGAGGAGCCATATTGGCGTCCTCGGCTGCGTTTGTCCTGGGAGTCATGGTGACTCTCTATGGCGTGCGGCATCACCGAGCTCACCGCAAGCACCTACCAGGAGGGGCTACGATCATCGTCAACGTTCCTTCCAATCCGGCGAAGCATGTGCGCCGCGAACTTAGCGAAAAACGTGACGTTGAGAGTGTGCGTGAGTCTGACAGACCTGGTCCTTCGTCCGCTTCGCCTCCGAGGTAA
- a CDS encoding glycoside hydrolase family 3 C-terminal domain-containing protein — MSHFGKFILAVATTCIGILVSTSIAQDTSNLPYMNPKLSPEERATDLVHRMTLAEKASEMQNNSAAVPRLKIPAYQWWSEALHGVINEGVTEYPEPIGLAATFDAPGIHTMAAQIGIEGRIKHVQNQREGHTGIMGGLDFWSPNLNIFRDPRWGRGQETYGEDPFLTGRMGVAYVTGLQGDNPKYYLAIATPKHFAVHSGPEPTRHFADVDVSKHDEVDTYEPAFRAAVVEGKAGSVMCAYNAINGQPACANQYLLQNQLRGKWGFQGYVVSDCDAVRDVAANHRYRPTQAQGAAISVIRGMDNECVTFTSRFGEPVDKAYIDAVQQGYLPESDLDTALIRLFTARIKLGMFDPPEMVPYTKIDEKELDSAEHRAQALKLANESMVLLKNDGLLPLKPGIKKIAVVGPLADQTRPLLGNYAGQPTHIVSIMDGLKAEFPNASITFVPGTQFLRTDGSPVPDALLSTPDGKRGLEAEYTEGIRRGPAEGAKPTPLVTRTEPNVKLTETNLPPEVASKKTFGVQWTGFLTPTESGDFLLGIRCQGFGRLTVDGKPVASAFGGGTRGLSAGVGRVHLEKGRKVALEISYGTRNSAPRAELIWTKANNAPSAEAIAAAKNADVVIAVVGITSQLEGEEMPVSEPGFLGGDRTSIDMPQPEEDLVEAVAGTGKPVAVVLMNGSALAVNWISEHANAVLDAWYPGEEGGTAVAETLSGKNNPAGRLPVTFYKGVDQLPNFEDYGMANRTYRYFTGKPLYPFGYGLSYTKFSYSNLKVPTQSTPAGQPVGADVTVTNAGKVAGDEVVQLYLKFPAVKGAPRVALRGFERIHLDPGASRQVHFDLRPRDLGMVTEEGDPIIPQGDYTISIGGGQPDTGAPGVSGQFQIDGQYALPE; from the coding sequence ATGAGCCATTTTGGGAAATTCATATTAGCGGTCGCAACGACGTGCATCGGGATCCTCGTTTCCACCTCAATCGCGCAAGACACTTCCAACCTGCCGTACATGAATCCGAAGCTTTCCCCCGAAGAGCGGGCGACGGATCTGGTCCACCGCATGACTCTGGCGGAGAAAGCTTCTGAGATGCAGAACAACTCCGCAGCAGTGCCACGGCTCAAGATTCCTGCCTACCAATGGTGGAGCGAAGCTCTGCACGGCGTGATCAACGAGGGAGTGACTGAATATCCCGAACCGATCGGGCTTGCGGCCACGTTCGACGCGCCGGGCATTCACACCATGGCGGCCCAGATTGGCATTGAGGGGCGCATTAAGCATGTCCAGAATCAGCGTGAAGGGCATACCGGCATTATGGGAGGCCTGGATTTCTGGTCGCCCAACCTCAACATCTTCCGTGACCCACGCTGGGGTCGTGGGCAGGAGACCTACGGAGAAGATCCGTTTCTGACCGGCCGCATGGGTGTTGCTTACGTCACCGGATTGCAGGGCGACAACCCGAAGTACTATCTCGCGATCGCGACACCAAAGCATTTCGCAGTGCACAGCGGGCCTGAGCCTACGCGTCACTTTGCCGACGTCGACGTAAGCAAGCACGATGAGGTCGACACTTACGAGCCCGCCTTCCGCGCTGCGGTCGTCGAAGGAAAGGCAGGGTCGGTGATGTGCGCTTACAACGCAATCAACGGCCAGCCGGCCTGTGCCAACCAGTACCTGCTTCAGAACCAGCTACGTGGGAAGTGGGGCTTCCAGGGATACGTGGTCTCGGACTGCGATGCCGTGAGAGATGTCGCAGCCAATCATCGCTATCGCCCGACGCAGGCGCAGGGCGCGGCCATCTCCGTCATCCGCGGCATGGATAACGAGTGCGTGACCTTTACTTCCCGTTTTGGAGAGCCCGTGGACAAGGCCTATATCGATGCCGTCCAGCAAGGGTATCTACCCGAGAGCGACTTAGACACCGCACTCATTCGCCTCTTCACCGCGCGCATCAAGCTCGGCATGTTCGATCCGCCGGAGATGGTGCCCTACACGAAGATCGATGAGAAGGAGCTCGACAGCGCCGAACATCGCGCACAAGCACTCAAGCTCGCGAATGAATCCATGGTCCTGCTGAAGAACGACGGCCTTCTGCCGCTGAAACCGGGAATCAAGAAGATTGCCGTTGTTGGGCCGCTTGCTGACCAGACCAGACCGCTTCTCGGAAACTATGCGGGACAGCCAACGCATATCGTCTCCATCATGGATGGCCTAAAGGCTGAGTTCCCAAATGCGTCTATAACTTTCGTTCCCGGAACGCAGTTCCTGAGGACCGATGGAAGTCCAGTTCCAGATGCTCTGCTCAGCACTCCGGATGGCAAGCGAGGGCTTGAGGCCGAGTACACCGAAGGCATCCGCCGCGGACCGGCTGAAGGAGCGAAGCCCACGCCGCTCGTCACCCGCACCGAACCCAACGTGAAGCTAACCGAGACCAACCTGCCGCCGGAAGTCGCAAGCAAGAAGACCTTCGGAGTGCAATGGACGGGATTCCTCACACCCACGGAATCGGGAGACTTCCTCCTTGGCATCCGCTGCCAGGGATTCGGAAGGCTTACCGTCGATGGCAAACCAGTAGCAAGCGCGTTCGGCGGTGGTACTCGCGGACTCTCGGCGGGCGTAGGCCGCGTCCACCTTGAGAAGGGCCGCAAGGTCGCGCTGGAGATTTCGTACGGAACCAGGAACAGCGCACCGCGTGCGGAACTGATCTGGACGAAGGCGAACAATGCGCCTTCGGCGGAAGCGATCGCTGCCGCGAAGAACGCAGATGTCGTGATCGCTGTCGTGGGAATTACCAGCCAGCTTGAGGGCGAAGAGATGCCGGTCAGCGAGCCCGGATTCCTCGGCGGAGACCGCACCAGCATTGACATGCCCCAACCGGAAGAAGACCTGGTGGAAGCGGTCGCAGGAACCGGCAAGCCGGTTGCCGTCGTTCTCATGAACGGCAGCGCTCTCGCCGTCAACTGGATCAGCGAACATGCCAATGCTGTTCTTGACGCATGGTATCCGGGCGAAGAAGGTGGCACGGCAGTCGCTGAAACTCTAAGCGGGAAGAACAATCCAGCCGGCCGGCTGCCCGTTACCTTCTACAAGGGAGTCGATCAGTTGCCAAATTTTGAAGACTATGGGATGGCGAACCGGACCTACCGTTACTTCACTGGTAAGCCACTCTATCCATTTGGTTACGGCCTTAGTTATACGAAGTTCAGCTACAGCAATCTCAAAGTGCCGACGCAGAGTACTCCCGCGGGTCAGCCTGTAGGCGCCGACGTAACAGTGACTAACGCGGGCAAAGTCGCAGGCGATGAGGTTGTGCAACTCTATCTCAAGTTTCCAGCGGTGAAGGGCGCGCCCCGCGTGGCCCTGCGTGGATTCGAGCGCATTCATCTCGATCCTGGGGCAAGCCGACAGGTTCATTTCGATCTCAGGCCACGCGATCTGGGCATGGTCACCGAAGAGGGAGATCCGATTATCCCTCAAGGCGACTACACCATCAGCATCGGCGGCGGCCAGCCCGATACCGGAGCCCCAGGCGTAAGCGGCCAGTTCCAGATCGATGGACAATACGCGTTGCCGGAATAG
- a CDS encoding alpha/beta hydrolase-fold protein, translated as MKQIGITLIVLFAIFCCAQEPGDFHSASTNVWGAEYPKVDSAGRVQIRVKAPDATKVRLNFWSGPKVDMQKESDGFWTFTTEPLVPGLHYYTVNIDGADVSDTNSEAFFGGGKYASAVEVPEPGSTYYSPEDVPHGQVREVWYNSKVTGTWRHALVYLPPNYDTQTKMRYPVLYLQHGGGEDETGWIRQGRANFILDNLIAAKSCKPMIVVMAYGYARRAGQAPPDLTGKPFGSPEMMKAMRDMSAAFEDDLTQALIPFVDSTFRTIADRDHRAMAGLSMGGMQTFQTTFDHLDLFSYIGGFSGAGGMLMMGNRKLDPKTDYNGVLADPAAFAKKVHLLWVGVGTKEPERMRAGLLRLHSSLEEANIQHVFYESPGTDHEWQTWRRDLKDFAPRLFQDKTAAKQEVARR; from the coding sequence ATGAAGCAGATTGGGATCACATTAATAGTTTTGTTCGCCATCTTTTGCTGTGCTCAGGAACCCGGCGATTTTCACTCGGCTTCAACCAACGTGTGGGGAGCGGAATATCCCAAAGTTGATAGTGCAGGAAGAGTGCAAATTCGCGTTAAAGCCCCTGATGCAACGAAGGTCCGGCTCAACTTTTGGAGTGGACCAAAAGTCGATATGCAAAAAGAGTCAGACGGATTCTGGACGTTCACTACTGAACCTCTCGTTCCCGGTTTGCACTATTACACAGTGAACATCGATGGAGCTGATGTCAGCGACACGAACAGTGAGGCATTTTTTGGTGGAGGTAAATATGCAAGCGCCGTTGAGGTCCCTGAGCCTGGGAGCACGTATTACTCACCAGAAGACGTGCCCCACGGCCAGGTGCGCGAAGTCTGGTACAACTCCAAAGTCACAGGAACGTGGCGACACGCGCTAGTCTATCTGCCGCCGAATTACGACACGCAAACCAAAATGCGTTATCCGGTGCTCTATCTCCAGCATGGTGGAGGCGAAGACGAGACAGGCTGGATTCGACAAGGCCGTGCGAACTTCATTCTCGATAATCTGATCGCGGCGAAGAGTTGCAAACCGATGATCGTGGTGATGGCATATGGCTATGCGCGACGCGCCGGACAAGCTCCGCCCGATCTGACAGGAAAGCCCTTCGGATCGCCCGAGATGATGAAAGCCATGCGTGACATGTCTGCCGCATTCGAAGACGATCTTACGCAAGCTCTGATTCCCTTCGTCGATTCCACGTTCCGCACCATTGCGGATCGCGATCACCGTGCCATGGCCGGTCTTTCCATGGGAGGCATGCAGACATTCCAAACTACTTTCGATCATCTCGATCTCTTTTCTTACATCGGGGGATTCAGTGGCGCAGGCGGAATGCTGATGATGGGAAACAGGAAACTAGATCCCAAAACCGACTACAACGGAGTACTCGCCGATCCTGCTGCGTTTGCGAAGAAAGTACATCTTCTTTGGGTTGGAGTGGGTACCAAAGAGCCTGAGAGGATGCGTGCAGGACTGTTGCGGCTGCATTCGTCTCTTGAAGAAGCAAACATTCAGCACGTCTTCTACGAATCACCGGGCACAGATCACGAATGGCAGACGTGGCGTCGCGATCTCAAGGATTTTGCTCCAAGGCTCTTTCAAGACAAAACAGCTGCTAAGCAGGAAGTAGCTCGACGCTGA
- a CDS encoding 2Fe-2S iron-sulfur cluster-binding protein, translating to MSNPGALYRPFDELVTIKILGREFQVPKDNMLLRALQYLSPDNVAMGRFCWNEECQYCRVSYKASPDSAPRQALSCKLMVQPGMEVVEAASEIRYCLRDLGLK from the coding sequence ATGTCCAACCCTGGCGCGCTTTATCGGCCCTTCGATGAACTTGTAACCATCAAGATTTTGGGAAGAGAGTTCCAGGTTCCGAAAGACAATATGCTGCTGCGCGCCCTGCAATACCTCTCTCCCGACAACGTCGCCATGGGAAGGTTCTGCTGGAATGAGGAATGCCAGTATTGCCGCGTCTCCTACAAAGCATCCCCTGATAGCGCACCCCGCCAGGCGCTCTCCTGCAAGTTGATGGTGCAGCCCGGAATGGAAGTCGTCGAAGCGGCGAGCGAGATCCGCTACTGCCTTCGCGATCTCGGCCTCAAATAG